The Notolabrus celidotus isolate fNotCel1 chromosome 19, fNotCel1.pri, whole genome shotgun sequence DNA window CTTATAGGTAAACGTCCAAATCCCATGTGAGAGGGATGTGCGATGTCCCTGTGGAAATGATTGCTGCAGTATTCTTTATCAGCTTAAAGTCAGGGGGAGGTGACAACAGTTTGTTTCTTTCCAAGGCCAGGGGTGGAAAGCTGCCAGTGGGCTGCTTTAAAATCTATCAGATGTTTCCACATCAGTGGGTTCTGGCTAAGGCAACATGGCCCTGTTTAATTCAGTATAACGTTATATTACAGGTGTGGTCTTTAAATAGTTAATATATGAACCAATCCAAGAGTCCAGTTGTCAAGAatttatatttcaaattaagtcaaaaaatTTGGAACAAGAAGAAACTGTTCCGTGGATACAAAGACAGACTTTCTCCTGGTGTTGTGTtcttaagttacatttttcaagACTTGCAACAAAGACATCCAGAAACAAACCAGATTTATCAATTGTATATTTCTAATGTCATCTCTTAAAGCTGCAGGAGCTTTGAGGAAaagggaaaagagaggaaggtcaaataaatttaaaaaaaaaatgtctttctgtAATTTTAGTCCCTGAATTATTTCCtcatttaaataatattttgaacaGCCTCTAGTCTAAAGGTTTTTCTGATGCTGAGAACGTTTGCTGAGTGCAACAACCACCATTGCAAATAGGTCAGTAAAACGAAATGCACACTTAGTGACCTATTTATAGCGACAGCCAGACAACTTACATCAGACCACAGGATGTTCAATGCAAAGGATATTAGATGCAGCAAAAGCTACTGATTATTGTAAGAATTTTAGAGAGGCAAAGCAGAGAAGCAGAGAAGACGTGGACAAAGGGCAAGTATTTCCTTTACTGCTCTTACCTAATGGTAAGAGTAAAGTCAGTGAAGCACAGAATACTTACTTTTCAGAGCTCATTGCTAAAATCCAGTTTGATTCTGTATAATCTGTGATTGGTTCCCCCAACAAGTCAGCCTGTTGAAACCTTGCCAGAGAAatctaaataatttaaaattatttgtATTCAAAGTCCAGAATTCAGTGGAACCTCCATGCCAGCCCTTGAACACGCTGTTGCACTTTCTAATTCATCCACCTGCCTATCAGATTGCTCACTTACCTGATTTTTAAAAGCCATATAAAAACAGTTGGTCCAGATACTTGGAATATTATTAACCATTTGCTTTTATCTTGGGTTTTCCCCTCCTATTTTCAAAATTCATAAGTTCGCCCCCTTTTAAAGAAACCCTATCTTTATCCCTCCGTTTTGAATTATTGTAGACCCATCTAAAGAGCAACATCCTTAGACTGCAATTAACTCAAAACACTGCTGCCTGGCTTCAAACACGAGAGGAGTGATCATAAATCAGTCTTCATTGCCCTTCACTAGCCATCCTTGTATTATTGAAGTATTATACCTTATTTATCTGGTATTTGTTTAggatttttccttgttttttggTATTTTGCTTTTTAGAAGTTATCTCTCTAAATTAATTTGTCACggtgctttaaaagtgaaactGTGTAATATTTCAGACATGTGCAATGCTGCAGATGCATGTTTCCAGTCATTACGCTGAGCTCCTTTGCTAATTAGTAAGTAAGAATtgtttaaatattgttttattgtacTCAATAACCAAAAAACATTAAGTGATTTGTGGAAACCAAAAATGCAACCCATAGTAAATGTATGACTCAGGAGAAGTTTGTGTTTTCCTAACAAGAagcttttatttatcatgaattTGCATTTATGCAGTCTTAGCTGCTCTGGTGCGCTTCTTTTTGACCACAACGGGCTTCTGGCTCTTCAGGATGGCACTGGCACGACGCAGGGCAGCCTGAAAAAACAAAGTAGGGACTCAAATAATGCTCTGTGCCAGCTGTGAATCACAAACTACAAGTACATGAGGTCACTAAATGAAAGATTTACAATCAGACTGAGCTCACCATGCGCAGGTCCTTTCTGTACTTGTTCTTGCTGATGATATGCCTCAGGCTGTTGAGGGTGGCGCGGGAGTTCTTGTTGATGGTGATCTTCTCATAAGAGCCAGCAGGTTTGTTCTGGCCTGTGCATCGAAACAACAGATAAGATATTCAGACCAATGTGACTACATTTGCTTCAAATAAATAACCAATTACCTAACAAAAAGAGCCTGCATTAGCACTTCTATGTTTTATAGAAAGAAATTCAATGTAAATCAGATGATCATGGGCAACTTAATGTGAAACCCACTAGTATTAATGAAACttgatgaagaaaaacatcagaaaagcAGCCATTGTCCTTAAAAACATCAATATATGGCTTGTTAtttcttttgaaaatgtgtgatgcTGATATTCTTTAAGACTGTCTCATTATGTAATATTTCCCCCCCAACATAATCATACCCCTTGTGTTAACACACGACACCCAGCAAATCGCATTTATTAAAGACTCAGGATGCAATTACCTGCCCGCTTCTTCAGCACCACAACGACTCCCTTGCCGTCAGCTGCTGGCTGAACACCTACAGTCTTCTTGTGCACCAAGCCATTGAAGCGGAAGGAGTTTCTGGACTTCAGGTTGTTGGGCTCCTGTAACACAAAACACACTAAATTTACTGAATGCACTCCATAGCTCAAATTATAATAGGGGGTAAAATGAAAGACTCATTATTGCTAACTTATTTCTGTGAAAACCTAaagcagacatgcatccatCAATAGTATTTACTCTGTTCTCCTGTGATAACTAGTTAATTTAAATTGTTTACTTGAGATCTTAGGTAACCAGAAAATTCATGTTATCAGAGGAAAACAAGCTTCATCCAGAGTTATCCTGTTATAAAAGGGGAAAAGTGAGGAATACCAAGTAAATGAAAATTGCTAGTCATTGaaggaaaatgtagaaaatacatTGGATGAATGCATGTTGCCTAGGGATTCAATATATGACAACAACACAATttacttctttccttctttgaaGTGTGGTCATGTAATACGAATTGCAACAGTTTATGAGAGCATtacagctgctgttggtaggaatggtgtaaaaacattgctttttttctgctgggtttagagaaaaggtcataatgcccatcagtcAGTGGAgaaatttgagactattgcaaaatctctgcgttttccaatgcctttgtatcaagcaatgtttttattccccttgttcccgttatgacagaccaatcatagctatcTCCAattctctgtcctgattggttaaggggcggcccctactacgtccccGATTGGTTTTGAGTCTGGCACTATAATGAATGCACACACTGATCTGTGTTGGGgagctaagaggaaatctggtgtggagggatagtgttgacattcgaagtcaattaatttgctttattggcatgaacaaagacatgttgccaaagcacatacgatttatacacatacattacatatatatattacatatctTATGTGAAttaaaacaatggtgtcacccatacagaatatctcaatgtcctcacttgatgcagtAGGCtcataaaaccttaaaatcaaatattatgggatggtgcgtccctcaggcggtgacaggcagacacaaactctctgaacagatgtttattctgtgactaccaactgGCTAGTCcttaataatatataataaaatcagtACTAACTGATATGATACATTGCCTACTAACACACATCAATACATAAAACTTCGACTTCGTTTTGCAACTGCCAGGACACAAATAAATGACCTGCAACATTAATTTCATGCCCATAGGAACATTTCCTCAACTGTACATCAAtaagacacaaaaaacattaGGGACTGGTTTGAATATTTAAGTGTAAAAGTAGGTAGAGTACTCACAGTGCTGTAGGTCTGTCCATTCCTCTTGATGAGGAAGCTGGAGTTGTTCCTGATGACCATCCACTGCAAATGGGACGACATGTTGAACCTGGATAAAACAGACCCACGTGTTATTAACATCACTGACAAGGGTAAGGGAATGCAATTTTAAAACATTGTCAGACTTAAAGTTACAGCTATGTTATCCGATTGGCGAGGGTAAGCAGTGTTGCTTCCATCTTATTAGCTGATGACTTAAATACAAACTCTAACGAATTATGTAGACTTCATGGTTTTGAAAATTTGCTTCCGCATGATGGGACAATAAAGTGCCAAAAAAATAAACCCTTAACAAATCAGTTTGTTTGCAGCTCTTGTGTCTGGAACACAAATGGGTGTTTTAACACTGAAGCACTAGGCTAAAGTTAGCTTAGCGCCAGGGACGACGGAACACGATGAGGCCTAAGCTGAGCGACGTGCTCACAAATATCTTTCCATTTAATACACAATACAGGGACATTCTACACAATATGAGTTCACACAACCTTACACGCAGAATACAATATACTTTGGGTGGATATAGACAGGTAAAACGCAGAACAAATATAATTTTGTACCCGGCTAATAGCTGCCGAGGCGACCACGTTACCTTTTAGCGGAGGAAAAGGAAGGACGAGAACGGAAACCGCTTTACGGTACCTCTATCACAGATCAATGCGCACTGCAATATTCTTTTTGTGAATGAAACAACTTCGTTTTAACCCTTTGTTATAACAAAATTATCTacttcaaaatatattttcaatattttgaaaaaaatatgattgttATTTGGACTCCATATAACACGCTGAAAGTCTTTTTCCAGGACTAGTTGTCAGTGAGCACAGCGGAGGGACACGACCTCATCGCTATTTGGTCCACATAGGAAAGACGTCATAAACAAGCGCCCTATGTTTACAGGCATCCGTCAAAATATCACTTCTTTAAATGCAGCTGCCTTCTGCGTTAATACCTGGGTTTTATTGAAGATCGACCCCAAAAGCATTTGCAAGAGGCTTAAAATTAAAAGGCTGACAGAGCCAAAAGTCAGCTGTCCTGCTCATTATGCAGTTATTGTATGATGTAACATGGCATTTGTAATTTGAGAGGTAAATtatggaggaagaagaagatctGGAGACATATGGAGAACAACTGTACTCTCTGATTTAccccaaacacaaagaaaacgcTGGAAAACTCACAGGTGAGGGGGGCT harbors:
- the rpl28 gene encoding 60S ribosomal protein L28 produces the protein MSSHLQWMVIRNNSSFLIKRNGQTYSTEPNNLKSRNSFRFNGLVHKKTVGVQPAADGKGVVVVLKKRAGQNKPAGSYEKITINKNSRATLNSLRHIISKNKYRKDLRMAALRRASAILKSQKPVVVKKKRTRAAKTA